In the genome of Colletotrichum lupini chromosome 8, complete sequence, one region contains:
- a CDS encoding arrestin yields MSSHSDMSSVISFARQPASTRKQSIEVKINDHYSSKVYTSGNPISGEVTITPSHDSRFDFVQIILIGISRTRLDAVQIPQLSSHTFLKLEMPIPASAYPVPRIFEAGRAYTIPFNFVIPHQLTMSACTHKAQYDYIQDYHMRLPPTMGGWERDDMAPDMAQVQYVIKARVVRQDELSGKPIKVMEDTHHIKVLPRSPEDPPLNITKQDKNYALNKTKTIRKNIFSSKQGTVTAATAQPGAVYLTADGRGASEGSVLVNLNFEPTSADILPPKVSTVSAKIQAQTWYGATPMSSLPNMGNSQEAYAMTQQLAYQTSVSLFSTSVDKVAWRQQLASTARRDSGYSSDGMREGSPSDSDSQRQSNSRRSSKDRSSPIFHKAALQIPFKLPTARKTFIPTFHACLISRTYTLQLTIVVGDSKINLNIPLQVALEPPMQLDSLDMGLPTFEAVMAQQEEAEADAFLQPRLLQQPAPEFQGTSVLPSYGDLSARRGEVSAA; encoded by the coding sequence ATGTCGAGCCACAGTGACATGAGCTCGGTCATCTCCTTTGCTCGACAGCCTGCTTCCACCAGGAAGCAGAGCATCGAGGTCAAGATCAACGACCACTACAGCTCCAAGGTCTACACCTCGGGTAACCCCATTTCTGGAGAGGTCACCATCACGCCCAGCCATGACAGCCGATTCGATTTTGTTCAGATCATCCTGATCGGCATCTCGAGGACTCGCCTTGACGCCGTTCAGATTCCTCAGCTCTCTTCTCACACCTTTCTGAAGCTCGAGATGCCCATTCCCGCTTCCGCCTACCCCGTACCCCGGATTTTCGAGGCCGGCAGGGCTTACACCATTCCCTTCAACTTCGTCATTCCCCACCAACTGACGATGAGTGCTTGTACTCACAAGGCTCAGTACGATTACATCCAAGACTACCACATGCGTCTGCCCCCGACCATGGGCGGCTGGGAGAGGGATGACATGGCCCCCGATATGGCCCAGGTCCAGTATGTCATCAAGGCCCGCGTTGTGCGACAGGACGAGCTCAGCGGAAAGCCGATCAAGGTCATGGAGGACACCCACCACATCAAAGTCCTCCCTCGATCCCCCGAGGACCCGCCTCTGAACATCACCAAGCAGGACAAGAACTACGCCCTCAACAAGACAAAGACCATTCGCAAGAACATCTTTTCCTCCAAGCAGGGCACTGTCACAGCCGCAACCGCTCAGCCTGGTGCCGTCTACCTGACTGCCGACGGCCGCGGAGCCTCCGAGGGCTCAGTCTTGGTCAACCTCAACTTTGAGCCTACCTCTGCCGATATCCTGCCTCCCAAGGTCAGCACCGTCTCGGCCAAGATCCAAGCTCAGACCTGGTACGGCGCAACGCCCATGTCGTCGCTCCCCAACATGGGGAACAGCCAAGAGGCATATGCCATGACCCAGCAGCTCGCATACCAAACCTCCGTTTCCCTCTTCTCCACATCGGTTGACAAGGTTGCTTGGCGCCAGCAACTGGCCTCCACCGCCCGCCGTGATTCCGGATACTCCAGCGATGGCATGCGTGAAGGCAGCCCCTCCGACTCGGACAGCCAGCGTCAGAGCAACAGTCGCCGCTCGAGCAAGGACCGCTCCTCTCCCATCTTTCACAAGGCCGCTCTCCAGATTCCTTTCAAGCTGCCCACAGCCCGAAAGACCTTTATCCCGACCTTCCACGCCTGCCTAATCTCCCGCACCTACACGCTGCAGTTGACCATCGTCGTTGGCGATTCCAAGATCAACTTGAACATCCCTCTGCAAGTCGCCCTCGAGCCGCCCATGCAGCTCGATTCGCTCGACATGGGCCTTCCCACCTTCGAAGCCGTGATGGCACAGCAAGAGGAGGCGGAAGCGGACGCTTTCCTCCAGCCGAGATTGTTGCAGCAACCCGCACCCGAATTCCAGGGTACTTCCGTGCTGCCTAGCTACGGCGATTTGTCTGCAAGGCGAGGCGAGGTCTCCGCTGCTTGA
- a CDS encoding ZIP Zinc transporter — MDRSWKPAFWALFLMVQLGLASTVAEKIGLTSKPVASLSLEEIDEQLQQCSIVQSLTSSKLASLSETPSLLSRAFGTLFPGSPAVNALLATLYISGPPNFLLALCPTDIDPSSLSVMVAFAVGGLMGDTLFHLLPEIFLGEDEPERARLVLVEPNRNLLLGVAILVGFMTFVAMDKGLRIATGGEGHSHDHGGHPHAQEHGEAKAEAVSSAVEKAGKVTSRKKKAGTDSGSGADGAVDKPEKEMNPSVRLGGYLNLISRSADFTHNITDGLAMSASFYASPTIGATTTVAVFFHEIPHEVGDFALLVQSGFSKRAAMGAQFVTALGALLGTLIGIAVQELGGSSSGSGEGGMPRNAGLWGTSLTWGDLLLPFTAGTFLYVGTVAVIPELLETGPNKMAELRKTLVQFAAIAVGAGIMLYISWHD, encoded by the exons ATGGATCGTTCCTGGAAGCCAGCCTTCTGGGCTCTCTTCCTCATGGTGCAGCTCGGCCTCGCCTCCACCGTCGCCGAGAAAATTGGTCTCACGAGCAAGCCCGTGGCATCACTCAGCCTCGAGGAGATTGACGAGCAGCTGCAG CAATGCTCGATAGTCCAATCCCTAACCTCCTCCAAACTCGCCTCCCTCTCCGAAACCCCCTCCCTCCTCTCTCGCGCCTTCGGAACCCTCTTCCCCGGCTCCCCCGCCGTAAACGCCCTCCTGGCGACCCTCTACATCTCCGGGCCCCCCAActtcctcctcgccctctGCCCGACCGACATTGAcccctcctctctctccGTCATGGTCGCCTTCGCCGTCGGAGGGCTCATGGGCGACACCTTGTTCCACCTGCTCCCCGAGATCTTCCTCGGCGAGGACGAGCCCGAGCGCGCGCGCCTCGTGCTCGTCGAACCGAACCGCAATCTGCTGCTCGGCGTCGCGATCCTCGTCGGTTTCATGACGTTCGTGGCCATGGACAAGGGACTGCGCATCGCTACGGGCGGGGAGGGGCATTCGCACGATCACGGTGGACACCCGCATGCGCAGGAGCACGGGGAGGCCAAGGCCGAGGCTGTGTCGTCTGCTGTGGAGAAGGCGGGCAAAGTCACCTCGCGCAAGAAGAAGGCCGGGACCGACTCCGGATCTGGAGCCGACGGCGCCGTGGACAAGCCGGAGAAGGAGATGAACCCCAGCGTGAGACTCGGAGGCTACCTGAACCTGAT ATCCCGCAGCGCCGACTTCACGCACAACATCACAGACGGCCTCGCCATGTCCGCCAGCTTCTACGCCTCCCCGACCATCGGCGCAACCACCACCGTAGCCGTCTTCTTCCACGAGATCCCCCACGAGGTCGGCGACTTTGCCCTGCTCGTGCAATCCGGCTTCAGCAAGCGCGCCGCCATGGGCGCCCAGTTCGTCACGGCCCTCGGCGCCCTTCTCGGCACCCTCATCGGCATCGCCGTCCAGGAGCTCGGCGGCAGCAGCTCCGGCTCCGGCGAGGGCGGTATGCCGCGTAACGCGGGGCTCTGGGGTACCAGCTTG ACTTGGGGCGATTTGCTTCTGCCCTTCACCGCGGGTACCTTCCTCTACGTCGGTACCGTCGCCGTTATCCCCGAGCTGCTCGAGACGGGCCCGAACAAGATGGCCGAGCTGCGCAAGACCCTCGTTCAGTTCGCCGCCATCGCTGTCGGCGCCGGTATCATGTTGTACATTTCGTGGCATGACTAG
- a CDS encoding Spc97/Spc98 family protein: MVSHCLQRLHMCNFRVETAGLSSSASQIALLPNIGSRKWHTWVSKLEGLILFHEVLDQYIYPSSPPLSSLLFFFFSSPGRSSIIHYRIQQASRIAIHTYTYTYNMDLLYVILAVPVAVAFCFLVILRKSLRRGWTRLRPQVNEWAGLAMVALLEAFKKGIKDALKEVFKGIILTILREMTGFPKPCAAQGGAGGRCPDEPFVVHRRCLTRRYLHPTISDAPVLGLQRGTLQIMCSLGSFLDDMFSYDILHHGILQHDILLHDILHIGILYDSLFHHGSLTVCPSITASSRTTFLVKTSPAMVIPLSRIVPSLHFPGILYIIISHPGSPITPSLKEAFFVMAVSCRNTLITASRTTASSIMGLPSRRFLSQHLSSLPSPIMTLPVITSHDMSSTKTSTLAFLIHCTLFGLSKVIAKAIRHDFDPRVCLPPDDRLITSSQRLPCQESEHEDLSSMGRCRMTILTGCRGVGPSRTVSREPANIRIIVECPWPDWTSGREAVSSSVLLKSKSEDGYLQAGKLRQWYGFLAFALDYLNTQLTSSAGSVPLRLCLFSSMAQFMLGEAVLRSWCWWFGLGQSGDAYCWTCVEGVAAATVSFTMGCFSLTIRHCSTINHERPLEGASKGGQSFPSRWFPLPSLAPPPPSTWNPAMPASFAASKVAVQAIDTSTPLTEQSNFKGLSGTHQRHHQAKARRTTTNSCFKRHASCFDAPTIQPYSPSLHPRSLNRQNPARRHKVSEHHPKCHSPLPFLAIPAQSVPTRPFILRTATRFNNLPSRRSLQLANRASLAFWTPRSLTKVLHDIYAPVASRDTTIQEQPSYLNFLRLFCAPIFIMASGHNDPKLLYAINGVQAFHISNGKEESLTPAGPQTLSLLMVPTSSPFTDAVSPAEDFYLHLHLPPELDLPLPATTQIYHQPPTSYLIPRWDLGPDSGAFTRIEFPDTGSRKGLQEDVDTFETILAQCTAFLERAPPPKTSSKSAKAAAAASAYPYDDPVTDRPSAKSRAAAADGLPAYNPADYQPGQGYAPGAHSSQHNGGRIVLIDEEDGSVIGELTENYQVVEELGVKPGTKGKFGGTSAELDSHGMLDPVEITLPADNSQAITVQPVSQEYREMIMHPSYKKSFLVSNASKASRLIVTSSDLITKGLQSSADNFTKKTKATTEPVTFTPAAHDRVRRINQFSTKAAGLSATTVGAVGKVAQNLGATLARKKDGSGRGYDKDGNPIEGYKPGLLNRSLMAFNTVADGIDQAGRNLLTGTSSSVSQMVEHRWGAEAGQVSRNIGGGFKNVGLVYIDVTGVSRRAILKSVAKGMVVGKVKGGGQIIVGGGDGGAVGYLEDQKTRKDDQSDTASMYTAYEGNGKQPAGKRLLGTKRDGWWATMQFCPGKSAGRICKAREFTMCRCAGSRRRLPNLRQMVTWIRKRLAGSDCLSVATLARPVASDRAFLLAPTSINATTVILEGIRPSAWSLLDIGAVLLWLALSCSRSRERQRDWISFWVPQLSPSFASSRQPAPPSRQILDDIYPAVFLSAALSSCFSVTLAKSQGPRSRRNHAKCATSSSSVPFFEPMIESLSKQTAGMLHEVLLALSGHPSPLLRTDNTDPNALSTAISPPERELLATAAHLSDLHVKLQSYTAPIAAEHPSTICRATATAIQSVHLAAFQRKVLDVEETILRKDSSLVGAYNIVPLTAVVGEFSEWTRRMEWLWEIVQFMLKKQQGQTCRGAQLIDRLRSELQSGYVDIERTAMSLVSVAETAWLKQVSAWILYGRLPTFGGEDFFVQKSEGGDQEYISVPAFLPNFVTLPTASSMLFIGRSLNHVRVKGSVESGLQGLDHLSSQLKELSALTYPLHTASFSRAITSIRLTLSRTILLKLLPLAKVVEALQVLREFFLLGRGEFAMALTQQADEKLRSRWKRSDNLAYEKREGLGTFAVKEGEVAAVLAKTWAAMGLMQGQHADEDEGLEIARELLRLTLTKSKPAVPLKLEASVSRPATKTLATTPFRNLLLSVPVVLTMQIPSPMDMFLTPSDLQIYSTINSYLLSIRRAHIRLTELWKITSLRRHHPAPPGPPAGSTRAGRSKVILLRQRYTQRSNALRSAWVTCSSAIFFLSETEAYLQTEVVAGLWDGFHDWLTPKAETDGTETGPQGVSTKAASKPSTVVEAEDEDDDDIWLAQSTPTTKSFKRAEPTTTTTHDPQSLATAHRAYLRALSTRLLLTFPTYTDPLYSLLTHTDHLVALTQRLHAVWTSMDLEADAGVVDAFVDLEIEEKEVRAAIRDVEKHVKDGIRDVIAALRSLEADPAAFADEEEGGEEGVLREEGEYVPRRVGGVERLLMKLDLAGWFGERKDDFGFMFKRAFATRAPIHTTHVEWTKPVATPAKGRCWGEGSSEHPRFR, translated from the exons ATGGTCAGTCACTGCCTCCAACGGCTACATATGTGCAATTTCCGCGTCGAAACAGCAGGACTCAGCAGCAGTGCCAGCCAGATTGCATTACTTCCAAATATTGGAAGCAGGAAATGGCATACCTGGGTCTCAAAGTTGGAAGGTCTGATTCTGTTCCACGAAGTCCTTGACCAGTATATCTACCCATCCTCTCCCCCCCTCTCttctcttctcttcttcttcttttcttctccAGGGAGGTCGTCTATCATTCACTACCGAATACAACAAGCGAGCCGCATAGCGATACACACTTACACCTATACTTACAACATGGACCTCCTTTACGTCATCCTCGCGGTACCGGTCGCGGTCGCCTTCTGTTTTCTCGTCATACTTCGAAAATCCCTCCGACGTGGCTGGACAAGACTCCGCCCCCAAGTCAACGAATGGGCAGGTCTGGCCATGGTCGCGCTTCTGGAGGCCTTCAAGAAGGGCATTAAGGACGCCCTGAAGGAGGTCTTCAAGGGGATTATCTTGACAATTCTACGAGAAATGACGGGCTTCCCGAAGCCTTGTGCCGCTCAGGGCGGTGCAGGTGGACGTTGCCCTGATGAACCCTTCGTGGTTCACAGAAGGTGTCTTACCCGACGGTACCTTCATCCGACAATCTCCGACGCCCCGGTCCTTGGGCTCCAGCGGGGGACCTTACAGATTATGTGCTCTCTCGGGAGCTTTCTTGACGACATGTTTTCTTACGACATCTTACATCACGGCATCTTACAACACGACATCTTGCTTCACGACATCCTCCACATTGGCATTTTGTATGACAGCCTCTTTCATCATGGATCTCTTACCGTATGTCCTTCCATCACGGCATCTTCTAGGACGACGTTTTTGGTCAAGACATCGCCTGCCATGGTTATCCCCCTATCACGAATTGTCCCATCACTGCATTTTCCCGGCATCTTGTACATTATCATCTCTCATCCTGGATCCCCTATCACACCGTCTCTCAAAGAAGCATTCTTCGTCATGGCTGTCTCTTGTCGAAACACACTCATCACGGCATCTCGCACAACAGCATCTTCCATCATGGGTCTTCCATCACGACGTTTTCTCTCACAACATCTGTCGTCATTGCCGTCTCCTATCATGACGCTTCCTGTCATAACATCTCACGACATGTCTTCTACCAAGACGTCTACACTGGCTTTTCTCAT TCATTGTACTCTATTCGGCTTGTCCAAGGTCATTGCCAAAGCTATCCGTCATGACTTCGACCCACGAGTCTGTCTTCCACCAGATGACCGACTGATCACTTCATCTCAACGACTTCCTTGTCAAGAGTCTGAACACGAAGATTTGTCATCTATGGGACGCTGTAGGATGACTATCCTTACTGGCTGTCGTGGTGTCGGTCCCTCCCGGACTGTCTCCAGAGAGCCTGCCAACATCAGGATTATCGTCGAATGCCCCTGGCCAGACTGGACTTCGGGACGAGAAGCCGTCTCTTCATCCGTGCTCTTGAAGTCCAAGTCTGAGGATGGCTATCTGCAAGCTGGCAAACTAAGACAGTGGTATGGCTTCCTTGCCTTTGCTCTTGATTACCTGAATACGCAGCTAACGTCTTCTGCAGGTTCTGTCCCTCTCAGATTGTGTCTGTTTTCCAGTATGGCTCAGTTCATGTTGGGTGAAGCTGTTCTTCGTAGCTGGTGCTGGTGGTTCGG TCTTGGCCAATCAGGTGACGCATACTGCTGGACATGTGTCGAAGGTGTTGCTGCCGCCACTGTCTCCTTCACCATGGGTTGCTTCTCTTTGACTATTCGTCATTGCAGTACAATCAACCATGAGCGG CCGCTGGAAGGAGCATCAAAAGGTGGTCAGAGCTTCCCAAGTCGCTGGTTCCCTCTGCCAAGTCTTGCACCTCCTCCTCCAAGCACCTGGAACCCCGCCATGCCCGCCTCTTTTGCAGCATCCAAGGTGGCTGTGCAAGCAATCGACACTTCAACCCCTCTTACTGAACAATCAAACTTCAA AGGCCTCTCGGGCACGCACCAGCGCCATCACCAAGCTAAAGCACGGcgcaccaccaccaacagCTGCTTTAAGCGCCATGCAAGCTGTTTCGACGCACCCACAATCCAACCATATTCGCCCTCACTACACCCCCGGTCCTTGAATAGACAGAACCCGGCTCGTCGTCACAAAGTCTCAGAGCACCATCCGAAGTGCCACTCACCTTTACCGTTCCTTGCGATTCCTGCTCAGAG TGTACCAACCAGACCTTTTATCCTCCGGACCGCAACTCGCTTCAACAACTTACCGAGCAGACGCTCTCTCCAACTTGCAAACCGAGCCTCTTTGGCTTTCTGGACCCCGCGGTCTCTCACCAAAGTTCTCCACGACATTTACGCGCCAGTCGCATCTCGAGACACCACCATCCAAGAGCAACCATCTT ACCTCAACTTTCTGCGCCTGTTTTGCGCACCCATCTTCATCATGGCTTCGGGACACAAC GACCCCAAGCTTCTGTACGCCATCAATGGCGTCCAAGCCTTTCACATCTCCAATGGCAAGGAGGAGTCGCTCACACCCGCCGGGCCCCAGACCTTGTCGCTGTTGATGGTACCGACTTCTTCGCCCTTCACCGACGCAGTCTCCCCCGCCGAGGACTTCTACCTGCACCTCCATCTACCTCCCGAGCTtgatcttcctcttcctgcGACAACACAGATCTACCACCAGCCGCCAACTAGCTACCTGATTCCAAGATGGGATCTGGGCCCAGACAGTGGCGCTTTCACACGTATCGAGTTCCCAGACACTGGTAGCCGGAAAGGACTGCAGGAGGACGTCGACACCTTCGAAACGATCCTTGCGCAATGCACTGCATTCCTCGAGCGAGCCCCGCCGCCAAAGACCTCATCCAAATCGGCCAaagccgccgccgcagccTCCGCATACCCCTATGATGACCCCGTTACCGATCGTCCCTCTGCCAAGTCCagagctgccgccgccgatggCCTCCCCGCTTACAACCCGGCCGACTACCAGCCCGGACAGGGCTATGCCCCGGGAGCCCACAGCTCCCAGCACAATGGCGGCCGGATTGTCCTGATTGACGAAGAAGACGGAAGCGTCATTGGGGAGCTGACTGAGAACTACCAAGTTGTAGAGGAGCTGGGCGTCAAGCCTGGAACAAAAGGTAAGTTTGGCGGCACCTCGGCCGAGCTTGACTCACATGGCATGCTAGATCCGGTGGAGATTACACTCCCTGCCGACAACAGCCAAGCCATTACCGTTCAGCCCGTGTCGCAGGAGTACCGCGAGATGATTATGCACCCATCGTACAAGAAGTCGTTCTTGGTGTCGAATGCTTCAAAAGCGTCTCGACTCATTGTGACATCGTCGGACTTGATCACAAAGGGTTTGCAGTCCTCGGCCGACAACTTTACAAAGAAGACAAAGGCGACGACCGAACCCGTGACGTTCACTCCTGCCGCGCACGACCGTGTACGACGCATCAACCAGTTTTCCACCAAGGCGGCTGGTCTGTCGGCGACCACGGTTGGAGCGGTGGGCAAAGTTGCCCAAAACCTGGGCGCCACCCTGGCTAGAAAGAAGGACGGCAGTGGAAGAGGATACGATAAGGATGGCAACCCAATTGAGGGTTACAAGCCTGGCCTGCTGAACAGGAGCTTGATGGCGTTCAACACTGTTGCGGACGGCATCGATCAAGCAGGACGTAATCTGTTGACTGGCACCTCTTCCAGCGTGTCACAGATGGTGGAGCACCGTTGGGGTGCTGAAGCTGGCCAAGTATCCAGGAACATTGGCGGCGGCTTCAAGAACGTTGGGTTGGTGTACATTGATGTGACTGGTGTATCCCGCAGAGCAATCTTGAAGAGCGTAGCAAAGGGCATGGTCGTCGGTAAGGTAAAGGGTGGTGGACAGATCATCGTCGGAGGCGGCGATGGCGGAGCAGTGGGTTATCTGGAAGACCAGAAAACTCGCAAAGACGACCAGAGCGATACGGCCAGTATGTACACGGCGTATGAGGGCAATGGCAAGCAGCCAGCCGGCAAGAGACT ACTTGGAACGAAGAGGGATGGATGGTGGGCCACTATGCAGTTTTGTCCAGGCA AGTCCGCTGGCCGCATTTGTAAGGCTAGAGAATTCACAAT GTGCCGGTGTGCCGGAAGCCGTCGGCGATTACCTAATCTTAGACAAATGGTCACGTGGATCCGCAAACGCCTTGCCGGGTCTGATTGTCTCAGTGTAGCCACTTTAGCCCGTCCGGTCGCGTCAGATCGCGCTTTCCTCCTGGCGCCCACTTCCATCAATGCGACTACTGTGATATTGGAAGGGATCAGGCCCTCAGCATGGAGCCTTCTTGACATCGGTGCTGTTCTGTTGTGGCTCGCGCTCTCCTGTTCCCGTTCGAGAGAAAGACAGAGAGATTGGATATCCTTTTGGGTTC CCCAACTCTCCCCGTCTTTTGCTTCCTCCCGCCAACCTGCCCCGCCATCCCGCCAAATCCTGGACGACATCTACCCGGCGGTTTTCCTCTCCGCC GCGCTTTCATCTTGCTTCTCCGTGACTTTGGCGAAAAGTCAAGGTCCAAGAAGCCGCCGCAACCACGCGAAATGTGCcacatcctcctcctccgtccCCTTCTTTGAACCCATGATCGAATCCCTGTCT AAGCAAACAGCCGGCATGCTCCACGAAgtcctcctcgccctctcTGGGCACCCCTCCCCTCTCCTCCGAACCGACAACACAGATCCCAATGCGCTATCAACGGCAATCTCACCACCGGAGCGCGAACTCCTAGCCACCGCCGCCCACCTGAGCGACCTTCATGTCAAACTGCAGAGCTACACCGCCCCCATCGCCGCCGAGCACCCATCTACGATATGCCGCGCCACCGCCACCGCGATACAGTCCGTCCACCTAGCCGCTTTCCAGCGCAAGGTCCTCGATGTCGAGGAGACGATACTGCGCAAGGACTCGAGTCTTGTCGGCGCCTACAACATTGTGCCATTGACCGCCGTTGTGGGAGAGTTTTCCGAGTGGACGAGACGCATGGAATGGTTGTGGGAGATCGTGCAGTTTATGCTGAAGAAGCAGCAAGGGCAAACGTGTCGCGGGGCACAGCTGATTGACAGGCTGAGGAGTGAGCTGCAGAGCGGCTATGTCGATATTGAGAGGACGGCTATGAGCCTCGTATCCGTGGCAGAGACGGCCTGGCTGAAGCAGGTTTCTGCTTGGATCCTCTACGGACGATTGCCGACCTTTGGAGGGGAGGACTTTTTTGTGCAAAAGTCGGAGGGAGGTGACCAG GAATACATCTCGGTGCCGGCTTTTCTACCCAACTTTGTAACCCTACCAACGGCATCGTCAATGCTCTTCATCGGCAGGTCGCTCAACCACGTCCGTGTCAAGGGCAGTGTTGAATCTGGCTTACAAGGCCTCGATCACCTGTCTTCGCAACTAAAAGAGCTATCCGCTTTAACCTACCCTCTCCACACGGCGAGCTTCTCGCGCGCCATTACCTCGATCCGCCTCACACTCTCACGGACGATCTTGCTCAAGCTCCTGCCTCTCGCCAAAGTTGTTGAGGCACTGCAGGTTTTGCGAGAGTTCTTCCTTCTTGGCCGCGGCGAATTTGCCATGGCTCTGACGCAGCAGGCTGACGAGAAGCTTCGGAGCAGGTGGAAGAGATCCGACAATCTCGCGTACGAGAAGCGAGAAGGCCTCGGCACCTTTGCCGTCAAGGAGGGCGAGGTCGCCGCCGTGCTGGCCAAGACATGGGCGGCCATGGGCTTGATGCAGGGACAGCACGCGGACGAAGACGAGGGGTTGGAGATTGCGAGGGAGCTTCTGCGGTTGACTCTCACAAAGTCCAAGCCGGCAGTGCCCCTCAAGCTCGAAGCAAGCGTATCACGGCCCGCGACGAAAACTCTGGCCACGACCCCTTTCCGCAACCTCCTTTTATCAGTCCCTGTCGTCTTGACGATGCAGATTCCCTCGCCCATGGACATGTTCCTTACCCCTTCCGACTTACAGATCTATTCCACCATCAACTCATACCTTCTCTCTATTCGCCGAGCACATATTCGTCTCACTGAGCTGTGGAAGATCACATCCCTACGCCGGCATCATCCGGCACCCCCAGGACCACCCGCCGGAAGCACTCGAGCGGGGCGCTCTAAGGTGATACTGCTGCGTCAGCGCTATACGCAGCGGTCCAATGCCTTGCGCAGCGCCTGGGTGACATGCAGCTCTGCTATATTCTTTCTTTCCGAGACGGAGGCATACTTACAGACGGAAGTAGTGGCTGGCCTATGGGACGGCTTTCACGACTGGCTGACTCCCAAGGCAGAGACGGACGGCACTGAAACGGGGCCTCAGGGTGTATCAACCAAGGCAGCATCTAAACCTTCGACAGTAGTCGAGGCAGAAGAtgaggacgacgacgacataTGGCTAGCTCAGAGCACGCCAACAACAAAGTCATTCAAGCGAGCAGAACCAACAACGACCACAACTCACGACCCCCAGAGTCTCGCCACGGCCCACAGGGCCTACCTCCGCGCCCTCTCCACCCGCCTCCTCCTTACCTTTCCCACCTACACGGACCCGCTGTACAGCCTCCTCACGCACACGGATCACCTCGTCGCACTTACGCAGCGTCTCCACGCCGTCTGGACCTCGATGGACCTCGAAGCGGACGCGGGCGTCGTCGACGCTTTTGTGGACCTCGAGATTGAGGAAAAAGAGGTCCGCGCCGCGATCCGCGACGTGGAGAAGCATGTCAAGGACGGGATCCGGGACGTGATTGCTGCGTTGCGGAGCCTGGAGGCGGACCCAGCGGCGTTTgcggacgaggaggagggcggCGAGGAAGGGGTTCTTAGAGAGGAAGGGGAGTATGTGCCGCGGAGGGTCGGTGGCGTGGAGAGGTTGCTGATGAAGCTTGATTTGGCGGGGTGGTTTGGGGAGAGGAAGGATGATTTCGGCTTCATGTTTA AGCGAGCATTTGCAACACGCGCACCTATACACACGACACATGTGGAATGGACAAAGCCTGTTGCCACCCCCGCAAAGGGCAGATGCTGGGGAGAGGGTTCCTCGGAACACCCCCGATTCCGATAA